One Spirochaeta africana DSM 8902 genomic window carries:
- a CDS encoding NAD(P)/FAD-dependent oxidoreductase: MYLQIDEHSPLSVDVAIIGAGVSGAAIARELSRYQLDVALVEKAADVCFGTSKANSGIIHGGFHHNQKYLKTRLEIRGNLMFDRLQRELDFPFERCGILVAAMQEDELKHIEYLYQQGVDNHAIGIEMCSRDRMQELEPKIHRDVVGGLHAPGGGIIEPYRFGFAMVESAQKNGVQVAVDFELVRAEQVAQPAGPLADAGTGYRLYSHDGGQITARWVINAAGVYADEVSRILGGEDFSITPRKGEYFLLDRWTESAPKRVLFPVPTRVSKGMLVIPTVEGTVLIGPTADDILDKEDTATTAEKMEQIIDSARRLVPSISAGDIITSFAGLRPALPDGDFFIDISSTAPSLIQVAGIQSPGLTAAPAIGEYVKDLLNKAGCRLTEKQNFDPYLEKTPRLRDAGTYAAEELIKRDPAYCRVVCRCETVSEAEVTAAIQAGHTTLDGVKFYSRAGMGRCQGGFCTHRIIQLIEQEAGIPYTRVSKQGRGSEVFVGELTGRQEGSDA, encoded by the coding sequence ATGTATCTGCAGATAGACGAGCATAGCCCGCTCTCGGTGGATGTGGCCATTATCGGGGCCGGGGTGAGCGGCGCCGCCATTGCCCGGGAACTGTCACGGTATCAGCTGGATGTTGCCCTGGTCGAGAAGGCGGCTGATGTGTGCTTTGGTACTTCAAAAGCCAACAGCGGCATTATCCACGGCGGCTTCCATCATAATCAGAAGTACCTGAAAACCCGACTCGAGATTCGCGGCAACCTGATGTTTGACCGCCTGCAGCGGGAACTGGACTTTCCGTTTGAGCGCTGCGGCATCCTGGTTGCGGCCATGCAGGAGGACGAGCTGAAGCATATCGAGTATCTCTACCAGCAGGGCGTAGACAACCATGCCATCGGGATCGAGATGTGCTCGCGCGACCGGATGCAGGAGCTGGAGCCGAAGATTCATCGGGATGTGGTGGGCGGACTGCATGCGCCCGGCGGCGGAATAATCGAACCGTACCGGTTCGGGTTTGCCATGGTGGAATCGGCCCAGAAGAACGGGGTGCAGGTGGCGGTGGATTTCGAGCTGGTGCGTGCCGAGCAGGTGGCACAGCCTGCCGGTCCACTGGCCGATGCCGGCACCGGTTACCGCCTGTATTCCCATGACGGGGGACAGATCACTGCCCGCTGGGTGATCAACGCCGCCGGCGTGTATGCCGACGAGGTATCACGCATTCTGGGTGGAGAAGATTTTTCCATAACCCCGCGAAAGGGGGAATATTTCCTGCTGGATCGATGGACCGAATCTGCTCCCAAACGGGTACTGTTCCCGGTACCCACCCGGGTCTCCAAGGGGATGCTGGTCATTCCTACGGTCGAGGGAACGGTGCTGATTGGCCCCACTGCCGACGACATCCTGGACAAGGAAGACACCGCCACTACCGCCGAGAAAATGGAGCAGATCATTGACAGCGCCCGGCGACTGGTGCCCTCGATCTCGGCCGGTGACATCATCACCAGCTTTGCCGGCCTCCGGCCGGCGCTGCCGGATGGCGATTTTTTTATCGACATCAGCAGTACGGCACCCAGCCTGATCCAGGTAGCCGGGATCCAGTCGCCGGGGCTCACCGCCGCACCCGCAATCGGGGAGTACGTAAAGGACTTGCTGAACAAGGCCGGCTGCCGGCTTACCGAAAAGCAGAATTTCGACCCGTACCTGGAAAAAACCCCGCGCCTGCGTGATGCCGGCACCTATGCGGCCGAGGAACTCATCAAACGGGACCCGGCCTACTGCCGGGTGGTCTGCCGCTGCGAGACCGTATCGGAAGCCGAGGTTACCGCAGCCATACAGGCCGGCCATACCACACTCGATGGGGTAAAGTTCTATTCCCGGGCCGGCATGGGGCGCTGCCAGGGAGGCTTCTGTACCCACCGGATCATCCAGCTCATCGAGCAGGAGGCCGGCATTCCGTATACCCGGGTCAGCAAGCAGGGCCGCGGCAGCGAGGTTTTTGTGGGCGAACTGACCGGTCGCCAGGAGGGCAGCGATGCGTAA
- the glpK gene encoding glycerol kinase GlpK translates to MDTRYILAFDAGTTSSRAILFDHDGNLAGTAQQEFPQIYPKPGWVEHDPMEIWATQSGVARQVLEKFGVRPDQIAGIGITNQRETAVVWDKNTGKPVYNAIVWQDKRTAGLCEQLRRDGMTDTIRQKTGLVIDSYFSGTKIAWILENNPELRPRAEKGEILFGTVDTWLIWNLTRGKVHATDYSNASRTLLYNIHTLDWDDELLSALNIPRAMLPEVRPSSSIFGATDVRSFGAAEIPIAGVAGDQQAALFGQGCFQKGMAKNTYGTGSFILMNTGSEPITSQTGLLTTIAWGTDSGVEYALEGSIFITGAAVQWLRDELKVIHDARDSEYFATKVADNGGVYVIPAFAGLGAPYWDMYARGTIVGMTRGTNMNHIIRATLESLAYQVRDVSECMATDSGIEMRELKADGGACANDFIMQYQSDILGVPVIRPKVIETTARGAAFLAGLATGFWKDLKDIQAHTEIDRVFEPSMDADQREELYRGWRRAVDRSRGWIEQAE, encoded by the coding sequence ATGGACACACGCTACATCCTGGCCTTCGATGCCGGCACGACAAGCTCCCGCGCGATTCTTTTTGATCACGACGGCAACCTGGCCGGCACTGCCCAGCAGGAATTCCCGCAGATATACCCCAAACCAGGTTGGGTGGAACATGATCCCATGGAGATTTGGGCTACCCAGAGCGGCGTCGCCCGCCAGGTGCTGGAGAAATTCGGGGTACGCCCCGACCAGATCGCCGGCATCGGTATCACCAATCAGCGCGAAACCGCCGTAGTATGGGACAAGAACACCGGCAAGCCGGTGTACAACGCCATAGTGTGGCAGGATAAACGCACCGCCGGTCTGTGCGAGCAGCTGCGCCGGGACGGAATGACCGATACCATCCGGCAGAAAACCGGCCTGGTAATCGACTCCTACTTTAGCGGCACCAAGATTGCCTGGATCCTGGAAAACAACCCCGAACTGCGCCCGCGTGCCGAAAAGGGAGAGATCCTGTTTGGCACTGTCGACACCTGGCTGATCTGGAACCTGACCCGCGGCAAGGTACATGCCACGGACTACTCCAACGCCTCGCGAACACTCCTGTACAATATTCACACCCTGGACTGGGATGATGAGCTGTTGTCCGCCCTGAACATACCACGGGCCATGCTGCCGGAGGTCCGCCCCTCCAGTTCGATCTTCGGGGCCACCGACGTACGCTCATTCGGCGCCGCCGAGATTCCGATTGCAGGGGTGGCCGGTGACCAGCAGGCCGCCCTGTTCGGGCAGGGATGCTTCCAGAAGGGCATGGCCAAGAACACCTACGGCACGGGCTCTTTTATATTGATGAATACCGGCAGCGAACCGATCACCTCCCAGACCGGGCTGCTGACCACCATTGCCTGGGGAACCGACAGCGGCGTCGAGTATGCCCTGGAAGGGAGTATCTTTATTACCGGGGCAGCGGTGCAGTGGCTGCGCGATGAACTCAAGGTAATCCACGACGCTCGCGACAGTGAGTATTTCGCCACCAAGGTGGCGGATAACGGCGGGGTGTATGTAATCCCGGCTTTTGCCGGCCTGGGGGCCCCCTACTGGGACATGTATGCCCGCGGCACTATCGTCGGCATGACCCGGGGCACCAACATGAACCATATTATTCGCGCCACCCTCGAGAGTCTGGCCTATCAGGTTCGCGATGTTTCCGAGTGCATGGCAACCGACAGCGGCATAGAGATGCGCGAACTCAAGGCCGACGGCGGGGCATGCGCCAATGACTTTATCATGCAGTATCAGTCGGACATCCTCGGGGTTCCGGTTATCCGCCCAAAAGTAATCGAGACCACTGCCCGCGGGGCTGCCTTCCTGGCCGGGCTGGCGACCGGTTTCTGGAAGGATCTGAAGGACATTCAGGCCCATACCGAGATCGATCGGGTATTCGAACCCTCCATGGACGCCGACCAGCGAGAGGAGCTGTATCGCGGCTGGCGACGCGCTGTCGACCGCTCCAGAGGCTGGATCGAACAGGCGGAGTAG
- a CDS encoding DUF4168 domain-containing protein produces MKNHTKHVMAIGISLMVLLAFAAAPLSAQQFPAQDPPEQDFSDAEIEAFAAALVEIETIQSSMQQELNDIIENGSMDSERFYELHSHFTQTQGTLPEDISSSEEAEFQETFQALVAAEETTQTQMIDAVESEGLDVETFNSIVAVAQQNPELWEEIQSHQQ; encoded by the coding sequence ATGAAGAATCATACCAAACACGTTATGGCAATCGGTATCTCACTGATGGTTTTACTGGCCTTTGCGGCGGCGCCGCTGAGCGCCCAGCAGTTTCCGGCCCAGGATCCGCCGGAACAGGATTTCTCGGACGCCGAAATCGAGGCCTTTGCTGCCGCACTGGTAGAGATAGAAACCATCCAGAGCAGCATGCAGCAGGAATTGAATGACATCATCGAGAATGGCAGCATGGACTCGGAGCGCTTCTACGAGCTGCACTCCCACTTTACCCAGACCCAGGGGACCCTGCCCGAGGATATTTCATCCTCAGAAGAGGCCGAATTCCAGGAAACCTTTCAGGCCCTGGTTGCCGCCGAGGAAACCACCCAGACCCAGATGATCGACGCTGTCGAAAGCGAGGGCCTGGATGTCGAAACCTTTAACTCCATCGTAGCTGTGGCCCAGCAGAATCCCGAACTCTGGGAAGAAATCCAGAGCCACCAACAGTAA
- a CDS encoding response regulator transcription factor: MAVILLVEDNQHIREAAAEFLRLEGHTVQELDTGAGVLDAVRSGGIDLLILDVMLPKASGFALAREIRGFSGVPIVFLTAKDSESDRIIGFELGADDYVVKPFSPKELVLRVRALLRRVQDDGRDTGHIQGFRLQNHRLEIDGTAHLVRLDTHQVELTSSEWEILLHITRYPGQVFSREALLRSCLGYSADGITRTVDTHIGNLRQKLGEAEWIETVRGYGYRFGGEPE; encoded by the coding sequence ATGGCAGTAATTCTATTGGTAGAGGATAATCAGCACATCCGGGAAGCAGCGGCGGAGTTCCTGCGTCTGGAGGGACACACCGTCCAGGAGCTGGACACCGGGGCCGGCGTCCTGGATGCCGTACGGTCAGGGGGGATCGACCTGTTGATACTGGATGTAATGCTGCCAAAGGCGAGCGGGTTCGCCCTGGCGCGGGAGATTCGCGGGTTTTCCGGCGTGCCGATCGTGTTTCTGACCGCCAAGGACAGCGAATCGGATCGCATTATCGGATTCGAACTGGGCGCAGACGACTATGTGGTCAAGCCGTTCTCTCCCAAGGAACTGGTGCTGCGCGTGCGGGCACTGCTGCGGCGGGTGCAGGATGATGGGCGTGATACCGGGCACATCCAGGGGTTTCGCCTGCAGAATCATCGCCTGGAGATCGATGGCACAGCACATCTGGTACGGCTGGATACACACCAGGTCGAGCTTACCTCGAGTGAATGGGAGATACTTCTGCATATCACCAGATATCCGGGACAGGTCTTTTCCCGTGAAGCCCTGCTGCGATCCTGTCTCGGCTACAGCGCCGACGGGATTACCCGTACCGTCGATACCCACATCGGGAATTTGCGCCAGAAACTGGGAGAGGCTGAATGGATTGAAACGGTTCGCGGGTATGGCTACCGGTTTGGCGGGGAGCCTGAGTGA
- a CDS encoding sensor histidine kinase yields MTRQITVLGYSFRLMLLSVLIVVVVFAAIMSMALQRAINDWNTIRNQNLQTTIGAAIAQNYRLEGSLSPELLQQVLRPMLSPTVYVVVADSERNPLYAFVRGERVPLHPESTLDSVLQQVAGTVALPNVLLDGDEIFGYVAAGSLGFASDPLNLRFLRSLGFFLSLGVGLAIGVGLLSAFLLSRMLSNHARRVSGFLARIAAGERDIELPAERVHEFQNILESVRGLQQQLKREEELRRHWARDVAHDLRTPITALQAQFEAMQQGIVPATAERLASLRHEVARIERLVLDLRALNTMEEPQHELHPEWLDAEDFLRTAIASFGVGTGAGRFRLACTVDRLYADPHALQRAVMNLMQNAVQHGTPGTDIGIALRPTGASDPSLILEICNAGGVPAQDLPYVFERLYRGEDSRTTPGSGLGLSIAKAIIERHGGRIELDSDGSVTTVTVLLPNGG; encoded by the coding sequence GTGACCCGGCAGATTACCGTTCTTGGCTACAGCTTCCGTCTTATGCTGCTCTCGGTGCTTATTGTGGTGGTGGTCTTTGCGGCGATCATGTCGATGGCGCTGCAGCGAGCCATCAATGACTGGAACACCATCCGGAATCAGAACCTGCAGACCACGATCGGGGCAGCTATCGCCCAGAACTATCGGTTGGAGGGCAGCCTGAGTCCCGAGCTGCTGCAGCAGGTGTTGCGGCCAATGCTGAGTCCGACGGTGTATGTGGTGGTTGCCGATTCCGAGCGCAATCCCCTGTATGCCTTTGTACGCGGCGAGCGGGTTCCGCTGCATCCGGAGAGCACCCTGGACTCGGTGCTGCAGCAGGTTGCCGGTACGGTAGCATTGCCGAATGTCCTGCTGGATGGGGACGAGATATTCGGCTACGTTGCTGCCGGGTCGCTGGGGTTTGCTTCCGATCCGCTGAATCTGCGGTTCCTGCGATCGCTCGGCTTTTTTCTGAGCCTGGGCGTCGGCCTGGCGATTGGCGTTGGTCTGCTGTCTGCCTTTCTGCTTTCCCGGATGCTGTCGAACCACGCCCGTCGGGTGTCGGGATTCCTGGCCCGGATTGCTGCCGGAGAGCGGGATATCGAGCTCCCGGCTGAACGGGTACATGAGTTTCAGAATATTCTGGAATCTGTGCGCGGCCTGCAGCAGCAGCTGAAGCGGGAAGAGGAGCTGCGGCGCCACTGGGCGCGAGATGTGGCCCATGATCTGCGTACCCCGATCACCGCTCTGCAGGCTCAGTTCGAGGCCATGCAGCAGGGGATCGTCCCTGCCACGGCCGAGCGACTGGCATCCCTGCGTCATGAGGTGGCGAGGATCGAGCGGCTGGTGCTTGATCTGCGTGCCCTGAATACCATGGAGGAGCCGCAGCATGAGCTGCACCCCGAATGGCTGGATGCCGAGGATTTCCTGCGGACGGCGATTGCCAGTTTTGGTGTCGGCACAGGGGCGGGGCGGTTTCGCCTTGCCTGCACGGTAGACAGGTTGTATGCAGACCCGCATGCCCTGCAGCGTGCAGTCATGAATCTGATGCAGAACGCCGTGCAGCATGGCACCCCCGGTACGGATATCGGGATTGCGCTGCGGCCCACCGGGGCTTCCGACCCCTCGCTAATACTGGAGATATGCAATGCCGGCGGGGTACCGGCACAGGATCTGCCTTATGTGTTTGAACGGTTGTACCGGGGCGAGGACTCGCGGACTACACCCGGCAGCGGACTGGGGCTCTCGATAGCCAAGGCAATAATCGAACGTCATGGGGGTCGGATCGAGCTGGATTCGGATGGATCGGTTACCACTGTCACGGTGCTGCTACCGAACGGGGGCTAG
- a CDS encoding NAD(P)H-dependent glycerol-3-phosphate dehydrogenase: MSTHHVGIIGAGAWGTAIAKILGDKGVSVTIWSYEQEVADSITRQHSNDRYLPGFTLPDSVTADTDLTAVAADKDYLIIATPSLFTLPTIRSIVTVPAIAEGRTSIGILTKGFITTPRGTRLIVETLEDYLPGFYKGNLTYISGPSHAEEVAQGKLTGLISASQNPKKSILFRNLLNSPTLKVFSSLDTIGVQVCGAMKNVVAIAFGMLDALYERSGGIVGDNTESLLLAAGLNEIQTMGMALGSTHPETFTSIAGVGDLDVTCRSQYGRNRRFGREIILENKLAPYADIDALIADITGLGYLPEGAVAARAAWTVIQQRGLKMPVSAGVYKILNREADPDNAVELILSGRSE; this comes from the coding sequence ATGAGTACACATCATGTCGGTATTATTGGCGCAGGTGCCTGGGGCACTGCCATCGCAAAGATACTGGGAGATAAAGGGGTTTCGGTAACCATCTGGTCATACGAGCAGGAGGTGGCTGACAGCATTACCCGCCAGCACAGCAACGATCGCTATCTGCCGGGATTCACCCTGCCTGACAGCGTCACCGCAGACACCGATCTGACGGCGGTTGCCGCGGACAAGGACTACCTGATCATCGCGACCCCGTCGCTGTTCACCCTGCCCACCATTCGCTCGATCGTAACCGTGCCGGCGATAGCCGAGGGTCGCACCAGCATCGGGATTCTGACAAAGGGATTTATCACCACCCCGCGGGGAACACGGCTGATCGTAGAGACACTCGAGGACTATCTGCCCGGTTTCTACAAGGGCAACCTGACCTATATATCCGGCCCGAGCCATGCCGAGGAGGTTGCCCAGGGCAAGCTGACCGGATTGATCAGCGCATCACAGAACCCCAAGAAAAGCATTCTGTTCCGGAACCTGCTGAACTCGCCGACCCTGAAGGTGTTTTCATCGCTGGATACCATCGGCGTACAGGTCTGCGGTGCCATGAAGAACGTAGTTGCCATTGCATTCGGGATGCTGGATGCACTGTATGAGCGCAGCGGCGGGATCGTTGGTGATAATACCGAGTCCCTGCTGCTGGCAGCCGGGTTGAACGAGATACAGACCATGGGAATGGCACTGGGTTCTACCCATCCCGAAACCTTTACCAGCATTGCCGGGGTCGGCGACCTGGATGTGACCTGCCGCAGCCAGTATGGGCGCAACCGGCGTTTCGGCCGGGAGATCATTCTGGAGAACAAGCTGGCACCGTATGCGGATATCGATGCACTTATCGCCGACATTACCGGCCTGGGATACCTGCCAGAGGGTGCGGTTGCCGCCCGGGCAGCCTGGACCGTGATCCAGCAGCGCGGGCTGAAAATGCCGGTCTCGGCTGGTGTATACAAGATACTCAACCGCGAAGCCGATCCGGACAACGCGGTCGAGCTGATACTGAGCGGGCGCAGCGAGTAG
- a CDS encoding M3 family oligoendopeptidase — protein MSTGSGNLPTAPPQWDMSSIYPDQQSPAFLQDLHDYQALISQLQQLLETAETGQPDHHALLALIDTMNDCRILLENLESYGYCMFSAAADNPEYTRLLNRIELAALPFQNICVRFRNIIADISAQLPELYRVTPRLQDFRFYLEEQQLLQGYQLSPAEEDLAADLQRSGAEAWSRLQEQLSSTLSGSLPGPDGSATSCTVVQLRNMAHNRDRLTRQLAYEAELAAWETAAVPLAAALNGVKGSSLTLLQRRGYQDPLEPALQQARITPAALDAMITAMEHSLPQFHRYLQTKARILDLPGLAFYDLFAPVAAETTRWSYPDACRFIIDEFTGFSAELGGLARTALTAGWVDAEPRPGKVGGAFCIDLPKSGCSRILCNFEGSFSDVSTIAHELGHAYHSQVLRDLPPVLADYPMTLAETASIFCETLIFESRLQDATETQQLPLIEHFLQETTQMVVDILSRYYFEREVFQRRASGELGVQELCSIMQEAQRRCYGPGLDPESLHPYMWAVKGHYYIPGLSFYNFPYAFGLLFGLGLYQQYRHQPEGFPARYREILRATGRMNAAEVGRHAGIDIESPDFWLDSLQLIGHYIDRFDQQGGHP, from the coding sequence ATGAGTACTGGTTCTGGTAATCTGCCGACCGCACCTCCGCAGTGGGATATGTCCTCGATCTATCCCGACCAGCAGTCTCCGGCATTTCTGCAGGATCTGCACGATTACCAGGCATTGATATCGCAGCTGCAGCAGCTGCTCGAGACTGCCGAGACCGGGCAGCCTGATCACCACGCACTGCTGGCGCTGATCGATACCATGAACGACTGTCGCATCCTGCTGGAAAACCTGGAGTCCTACGGGTACTGTATGTTCAGTGCCGCTGCCGACAACCCTGAATATACCCGACTGCTGAACCGTATCGAGCTTGCAGCCCTGCCCTTTCAGAATATCTGCGTACGGTTTCGGAACATTATCGCCGACATATCAGCGCAGCTGCCAGAGCTCTATCGTGTTACCCCGCGGCTGCAGGATTTCCGCTTCTACCTGGAGGAGCAGCAGCTGCTGCAAGGGTATCAGCTGAGCCCGGCAGAAGAGGATCTGGCGGCGGATCTGCAGCGCTCCGGGGCAGAGGCCTGGAGCCGGCTGCAGGAGCAGCTCAGCTCTACCCTGTCCGGCAGCCTGCCGGGTCCCGATGGCTCCGCTACAAGCTGCACCGTGGTACAGCTGCGCAACATGGCGCACAACCGCGACCGCCTCACCCGTCAGCTGGCCTACGAGGCCGAACTGGCTGCCTGGGAGACCGCAGCCGTACCCCTGGCGGCGGCGCTGAACGGGGTAAAGGGCAGCAGTCTGACCCTGCTGCAGCGTCGCGGGTATCAGGATCCGCTGGAACCGGCTCTGCAGCAGGCACGGATTACACCGGCGGCACTCGATGCAATGATCACCGCTATGGAGCACAGCCTGCCGCAGTTTCATCGCTACCTGCAGACCAAGGCACGGATTCTGGATCTGCCCGGGCTGGCCTTCTATGACCTGTTTGCCCCGGTGGCCGCCGAGACCACCCGCTGGAGCTACCCCGATGCCTGCCGCTTTATTATTGATGAATTCACCGGATTCTCCGCCGAGCTTGGCGGACTGGCCCGCACCGCCCTGACTGCCGGCTGGGTCGATGCCGAACCTCGCCCCGGCAAGGTGGGGGGCGCCTTCTGTATCGATCTGCCGAAATCCGGCTGCAGCAGAATCCTCTGCAACTTCGAGGGCTCATTCAGTGATGTCTCCACCATCGCCCATGAGCTGGGGCATGCCTACCATAGCCAGGTACTCAGGGATCTGCCGCCGGTCCTTGCCGATTACCCCATGACCCTTGCCGAGACCGCCAGCATCTTTTGCGAAACCCTGATCTTCGAGTCCCGGCTGCAGGATGCCACCGAAACACAGCAGCTGCCGCTGATCGAGCATTTCCTGCAGGAGACCACCCAGATGGTGGTAGACATCCTGTCCCGCTATTACTTTGAGCGCGAGGTGTTCCAGCGCCGGGCGAGCGGCGAGCTGGGTGTCCAGGAGCTCTGCAGCATCATGCAGGAGGCACAGCGGCGCTGCTACGGTCCCGGCCTGGATCCAGAAAGCCTGCATCCGTACATGTGGGCGGTAAAAGGCCACTATTATATTCCCGGGCTTTCGTTCTATAATTTCCCGTATGCATTCGGCCTGCTGTTCGGGTTGGGGCTGTACCAGCAGTACCGTCACCAACCTGAAGGGTTTCCTGCCCGCTATCGCGAGATTCTGCGCGCGACCGGACGCATGAACGCAGCCGAGGTCGGCAGGCATGCCGGCATAGACATCGAGTCGCCGGATTTCTGGCTGGACAGTCTGCAGCTGATCGGCCACTACATCGATCGTTTCGATCAACAAGGAGGACATCCATGA
- the ndk gene encoding nucleoside-diphosphate kinase, protein MSTEQTFCMIKPGILQRRQVGEILSRLERKGLRIVACKMMRMDAELCRRHYAHLQERSFFPALEEYMTSGPMLALVLEGYNAVAALRALCGPTESETAPPGTIRGDYALLTRKNIIHSSDSPDTAREEIERFFQPEELFAYEDQNEYWFW, encoded by the coding sequence ATGAGTACCGAACAAACATTCTGTATGATCAAGCCCGGCATCCTGCAGCGACGCCAGGTCGGGGAGATTCTGTCGCGCCTGGAGCGGAAGGGCCTGCGCATCGTGGCCTGCAAGATGATGCGTATGGATGCGGAACTGTGTCGCCGTCACTATGCCCATCTGCAGGAGCGCAGCTTTTTCCCGGCCCTGGAGGAGTATATGACCTCCGGACCGATGCTGGCCCTGGTGCTGGAGGGCTACAATGCGGTGGCGGCACTGCGGGCGCTGTGCGGCCCGACCGAGTCCGAGACTGCCCCTCCCGGCACCATCCGCGGCGATTACGCCTTGCTGACTCGCAAGAATATCATCCATTCCTCAGACTCCCCGGACACCGCCCGCGAGGAGATCGAGCGTTTCTTCCAGCCCGAGGAACTCTTTGCCTACGAGGATCAGAATGAGTACTGGTTCTGGTAA
- a CDS encoding MFS transporter yields the protein MQRFLVPRLCVMYFLQCFAMGAVVPIFSLYLRNDLGFSGSQTGLILSMAAVSAFVSPLVWAVVVDRVVSAERLLALSHAAGAAIMFGLSQVQDFRLVLGGYLLYMVCLGPTIPLTNTVVFGHLQERGGGEFGRIRVFGTLGWIVVAWFFSFFWLARVDSAGFVDALRVSAAASAVMFLWSLSIPRRREIHPGSLSQLIPRAAVQVVLKPQVLTVGIAMLLIAALDRIYVYGGSPLLAALGVPSQAIMPILSLGQVPELFALFFLGSLVRRWGYRRMVMLGIGFQLFRFTAFLLGGILPLPLVVAGFSVHGLTYAFGIALCSMFADAHCAPENRGGVHQLLELMSFGFGNIIGNVGAGVLAEVGEPLGTTGFEVLYGVALAVGITALVLVRLRMPDASPVVEPEPTETNTCSR from the coding sequence ATGCAACGTTTTCTGGTTCCCCGTCTGTGTGTCATGTACTTTTTGCAGTGTTTTGCCATGGGGGCGGTAGTACCGATTTTCAGCCTGTATCTGCGCAACGATCTGGGATTCAGCGGCAGTCAGACCGGGCTGATCCTGTCGATGGCCGCGGTTTCCGCCTTTGTTTCGCCGCTTGTCTGGGCAGTGGTGGTAGACCGTGTGGTCAGTGCCGAACGGCTGCTGGCGCTGTCGCATGCCGCCGGGGCGGCGATCATGTTTGGCCTGAGTCAGGTACAGGATTTCCGACTGGTGCTGGGGGGGTACTTGCTGTACATGGTCTGCCTGGGGCCGACCATTCCCCTTACCAACACCGTGGTGTTCGGGCATCTGCAGGAACGCGGGGGAGGGGAGTTCGGGCGCATACGGGTGTTCGGCACCCTTGGCTGGATTGTCGTAGCCTGGTTTTTCAGTTTTTTCTGGCTGGCCCGGGTGGATTCCGCCGGTTTTGTAGATGCCCTGCGGGTATCGGCAGCGGCCTCGGCAGTGATGTTCCTGTGGTCCCTGAGTATTCCCCGGCGCCGCGAGATACATCCCGGCAGCCTTTCCCAGCTGATACCGCGAGCGGCGGTACAGGTGGTTCTGAAACCCCAGGTGCTGACGGTCGGGATTGCAATGCTGCTGATTGCCGCACTGGATCGTATCTATGTGTATGGCGGCAGCCCGCTGCTGGCAGCCCTCGGGGTGCCCAGTCAGGCGATTATGCCTATCCTGAGCCTGGGGCAGGTGCCGGAGTTGTTTGCCCTGTTCTTTCTGGGCAGTCTGGTGCGACGCTGGGGCTATCGGCGGATGGTAATGCTGGGGATCGGCTTTCAGCTGTTCCGCTTTACCGCCTTTCTGCTGGGGGGTATCCTCCCGCTGCCGCTGGTGGTTGCCGGGTTCAGCGTGCACGGACTTACCTATGCCTTCGGGATTGCCCTGTGTTCGATGTTTGCCGACGCCCACTGCGCACCCGAGAACCGCGGCGGGGTGCATCAGCTGCTGGAGCTGATGAGTTTCGGGTTTGGCAATATTATAGGCAACGTCGGTGCCGGGGTTCTGGCCGAGGTCGGAGAGCCGCTGGGCACTACCGGGTTCGAGGTTCTGTACGGGGTCGCCCTGGCGGTGGGCATCACCGCACTGGTGCTGGTTCGGCTGCGCATGCCGGATGCATCTCCGGTGGTCGAACCCGAGCCCACCGAGACGAATACCTGCAGCCGCTAA
- a CDS encoding NusG domain II-containing protein codes for MSIRQIAVETIKSMRPFDWVALALAIGLSAGATMLAQARYGESSTVAIQAEGRSLLYSLDEDRVLEFEGPLGRTVVVIEDRRVRVVEDPGPLQICVRDGWIDRGGEWLICLPNRVFIRIEGSQEDAEVDASVF; via the coding sequence ATGTCTATCCGGCAAATCGCCGTCGAAACCATCAAGAGCATGCGCCCCTTTGACTGGGTTGCCCTGGCATTGGCCATCGGGCTTTCGGCAGGGGCAACCATGCTGGCACAGGCCCGGTACGGGGAGTCATCGACGGTGGCCATCCAGGCCGAGGGGAGGTCGCTGCTGTACTCGCTGGACGAGGATCGGGTACTGGAGTTTGAGGGCCCGCTTGGCCGTACCGTGGTGGTGATCGAGGATCGGCGGGTGCGGGTAGTCGAGGACCCCGGCCCACTGCAGATCTGTGTGCGCGACGGCTGGATCGATCGCGGTGGTGAGTGGCTTATCTGCCTGCCGAACCGGGTGTTTATCCGCATCGAGGGCTCCCAGGAGGATGCCGAGGTCGACGCCAGCGTATTCTGA